A stretch of DNA from Manihot esculenta cultivar AM560-2 chromosome 7, M.esculenta_v8, whole genome shotgun sequence:
ctttaaaaaaaaaatgatgaatcAGCAAGTGCAAGTGCTGAGAAACAAAACAAGTCATAcaagcttgggcaagcttcCAACAGcaagtagaaaaaatttatgcAGAATAGCAACAGCAGAAGAGGAAACATAGCAGAAAAATATGTACATCAGCCAACAGctagaaaaaatgaaaaaaacatTTCTATTTGAAATCTTCCCGTTTCCCTCCCATACTTACTCCTCACATTTTCCTCAATGTGCAAAAAATTCAAGCAACGGGGAAGTTCATTATAAACAAATCAGCataaatgagaaaaataaacTTCCCTCAGGAGTAAGTGGCCTCTAGAACTTCAGGCTGTTGGAGGCTGGGGTATAGGCAGCCCCAAGTGGGAGAGGATGACATCCAATTTGGCATCAATGTGGCGTATTTTCGCCTTCATTCTGACTAGGCAGACTTGATCATCAGGTTCTGTAGGTGCTGCTAAGATGGCTGAGGCTGACTTGTCTTTTGTCCGAAATAAGCGTGATCGTGGTAGAATGATAGGACTTAGAGGAGAAAATACAATTTCTTTCCTCTCATTGAGGCAATGTAAGCCTATTGAGTTAAGTGCATGTATAACAAGAGGAAGAATATGCTCAGCAATGTGCAATTCAGTGCGCTCTGTGTTAAGCAAATCCAATCCTACAACTAGCATAGAAATCACAGAACCTAGATAGATATCATCAGATATAGTCTTAAACTGGGAGGCtaaccaaaaattaaaattaactttaCGCTTATTCAACATGCACCACAGATAGAAGAGTTCATATTTAGTCAGCTTGGTGGGATCTTTATTTTTACAAGAAAATGTATAACAAAGGAACCTGTGAATGTATCTAAGGTATGGCTCTGGATATCATTTACTTTAGATTTACCCCTCGTAAACTCAAGTGCAAGATTCCATATTAATTCTTCATATACTAAGTTTGGATCCCAACTAACTGGATAGTCATACAAGGAGTCCAAGTATTCAGCAGATATAATATAATCGTTATCATAAACACCTAAATGCATATTAAAACTTGTAATTGAATAATGTACCAGTTTGTTCTGTAGCTTAAAATGAGCAATgagtatatttaaattaaaattctgtACATCAAAATAGAACTCAAAGGTAATATAAAAATCACGGCACACCTCAACATAGTAGGGACAGTTTATTGCAAAAAATTTTCTCCATCCAATATTATCAATTAAAGTATAAACTTCATCAAGAAATTGCAACTGAGATAAGATAGCATTATTTATGCCTTTGCAAGAATAAATATCAGAATGGAAGAAAGCTTGGTACCTCTCTTTATCATCGCCCTCAAAGTTCAAGTTACCATGTAGGTCATGTTCCTTTGGCAAGTACCTAGCCTTACTGTCGGCTATCATGGgcattcttttcttttgtttctttttaggAGGAGAAACGGGCTGAATCTTCTCACTGTTGGTGTCCTATGCGTCCTATGCTAGTCCCATGGTTTCTTTCCCACTATGATTGGAGGCTATGTCCTCGCTGCTACTCTTTGTGGAAGCTTCCAAGATCAATGTGGTGGTCTTAGGTTGTGCTTTTTGGGCCTATAGCTATTTCAGAATCTCTAGCTTGACTTCCTATTCATCATCTTCATCAATGTGCACTTCATAAATGGGGGTTTTGCCTTTTTTCTGCGAACGAGTGGCTCTCCTCATTGTGACCGGCAAAGAAATTGTCGATGGTGCCGAGGTTTCAGTTTGTGATGGCATCATAGTGGTCTTTGTCGCTTTTTCAAAGGGCTACTTTTGTGTCAAGGGTGTCGCCGTGGGGTCCGACGACTCTTGGCGACATCATATGGATGAGGTCGCAATGGCCGTCATCACATCAGACTGGTCCTCAATCCGTTGGTGCTTCACCATTGTAGTTCCtacaaaagagagagagagagaaagagagagagagagagagagagaaagagagagagagagctgacGGCGcgagagagaagaaaagaatagaaaagaaaagaaaataaagtgtttaggatttttataataaaaataagtagtAAATaactaaaacaataaaataaaataaaattaccttAGAGCAGTtataaaataaagcaaataactTACCATTCAAATCTCAAATAACCATGGAAGGTTATATATGATCTCTATAAGATATAATCTGCTCCAAGGTTGAAGACAatagaacaataaaaataaaaaattaaaaggaaaataaaagctCCTACTTACGGACAGGCTCAAGCCTATCGccttgggttgcctcccaagtAGCGCCCTTGTTTACTGTCCTAGACTAGACATTAGTGGCATGTAAAGCTTCATTGATTTCCCTTCTACAACCACTTCCatcttcattttcatttaacacCCAAATCAATTTCTTTGCTTCTAAAGGATTCAACTCATAAGAGATTATGACTGGAAGAGTGTTATTACTcctcaaaaatatatatttcaaatgagctggaagtatttttaatttaagttttaGTATCTGCAGAATAGAATGAAGAAGTTTCTTGTAAGTATCAGGTATTGGAACCGAGTTAAAGATATTTACCTTGTGGCTCAAAGTGTCCAATGAGCGGACTGTTTCTATGATTTCCTCATCGAATTGCGATGTGCTATTGTCAAAGCAGTTTGTTGTCAAGTTTTTAGTTAGAACTACCTCCAACTTGTCTACCTTGCTTAATTCAAATACTTCTTGGGCAAGAGGATCACAAATGTCTATActgaaaaggaaaaattatCATCAGGATATTTCATCacatcatatatattaaaatttacctCTTCTTCGTCAAACTCCATTGTGAGCATGTCTTTATGTATGCTAATCTTCGTTCTAGCTGTGCTAAGGAATGGTCTTCCTAGCAATAAATCAGTAGAGTTGGATAAACTGTCATCTTCCATGTTCAAGACAAAAAAGTCTACTGGAAAAATCAATTTCCCCACTTGAACTAGGACATCCTCCAACACGCCCTTAGGACAGACTATTAATTTATCGGTGAGTTTGAGTTtgacttctttttcttcttcttcttcttcttcttcttctccttctccttcatcatcatcttcttcttcttctttttttcttcttttttgaggaggatgaggagtttttctttttctttttcttcttcttctccttcatcatcatcatcttcttttttttttttttttttttttgaggaggaagaggaagaggaagataaTCTATTTCGTTGACCGAAAGAAACGATAAatatgttttaatagatatgagaaaagataatgacgttttaataaatttctaaaaatgtaGAGATTGACTTATTAGTAATAACAATATCTAAAGACTaaataaggagttttatttgagagcaaaattgaattttaaaaattttctctcttattttttatttatttttaacggaaaaaaaatgaaaaagactatttcgttgaccgagaaaaaaataaagacattttaataattttttaaaaatataaagagtgaattattattattaataatatttagagagtaaataataaatttttaataaaaaaatgtatatataatttcaaatgaGTACCGGCAACTTGTAAGCACGTTTAATAAGAAGCcaatattgaaaataacaaaAGTTTCTCACCTAATTTTCTAAATTAAGTGAGGACATGTTGTACATTTTCCAATAAGGAAACATTTCCTTCTTACAAAAAGATTAGgaaaattactaaaaaatataaaaataaaattgacgtGGTAAAATTCCAGAGGTGGTAGGATTTGGAGACGTGGAGGGTGATTGTTTAAAGGTTTTGATAATGAATTTCCTCTTACAGTATTATAtggattttttaatatttaattttaagagagagtctataaaataaaaaataaaatttattaaaaatacttttgaTAGAAATTTTCTGATGCTTAAATTAAATCTCAAAAATTATAGAgtaaatactttaaatttattgaaaaaggTTTACATCAACTTTTTTTTCTCGAATAATTAaacaatttcaaataaaatattaattgtatattaagattctatttattttatgtaaattacaaacataatataaaaatatactttAAAAATTCATCTTTTTGGTTCAGTAGTCAATGGTGAAATTAATTTagggatttaatttaaataaataaataaaatatattctttttcatttcattattttattaatttttttattattttaaaattattattcacttttaaTGTATAATTAACTATAATAATTctagttaattttatattattttcaaatcaatcaatcattaattattatttttttaaataaatatttaaaatatttattaatatttaataaaatttaatatttataagataaatataattaaaaagttaataaaataaattatcttttttaatatataaaaaatcaaaataaataaaaattatagaataataggaatacaaaataaatacatattcagaaaataaattcctataaaaaagtaaataaactattataattaaattactatcattctcatatattttttattaattaaaatatatttttaatgatattattattaatatttataaatataaattatcaattaattatttataatttattataattttattatagagtcgatttttaaaaatatttacagtATAATAATTTCTTTTCCCTTGTAATATgcaaatccataaaaaaaaataatataatattttaatatataatttattattaaaatttgatttttctaaaaaaatattctaatttattaaaatttattttttataattccaatcatataaataaattaataagcgagtgagataaataaaaaaatattacttaataataaaaatagtatataaaattaaattaaataatgagtaaataatttaaaaaaattaaatgaaaatttagatttaaaatcttgaaaatagaaataaatttttttaattaaaaaataatagagaagaTAGAAATTAAGTAGTAAAAATTTCTTTAACAAAtcaattaaaaagtttgattttataaaatataataataatttaatttaataattttaaaataaaaataaattaataaattttttaaacgtAACTgaaatttaatgataatttttatattttaaaagagaATTACATATAGGGTTCATAGCTTCTTGCCcactatttattaataatatttaaataaaaaaatttattaaccctatataattttagtattataaaattaatattattatgcgATTAAATATATACGAGAAAGtaatctaataaaatataaatttaatttctataattttacaaatttatattaattaatttatatatttatctattttattttaataaattataaacaattttaataatttcatacACATTTAATTAcaacataatattattttataattttaaatattaatatattaatatattttattattaagattgaaaattttagtatcataaaattaatattattaattaaaagcacgaaaataattcaatataaatttaatttttataattttaaatatttatattaattaatttatttattttttaataaattataaataattcaataaaaattattttttaaaaaaatattttatatgaaacaaatcaagttttaatttaataaaattttaaaaattatattaatgcgaataaaaataattgaaattttgagAATTAATCCAATAGATAAGGTtaattcattaatatatttttttaattaaaaaaatatagcaaaaaacACAGATTAACAAGCAGTGAATACACATGGCTCACACTAAAACTCTTTTTATATCTAAAAATACCTTCATTGACTTTAACACTCTCCTTACccgatttataatttttttttttttaactggaAAATGGAGATCGGGATAGAACGTGAAAccgtttaaaattattcaaatacactttttatcatattaaatgtgtgagtattttataattttataatttataatacatcatttataatatttttatctataattttataatttgtaaTGCATAATGGCTAGCTGCTTAGacgtaggggtgagcattcggtcggttcggttcaaaatcgaaccgaatcgaataaatcaaaaaccgaaatttgagtgtttatgaaaatcaaatcaaatcgattttagtcagaaattgaatcgaaccgaaccggtctgattcggttcggtttgatcggtttcgatttttaataattttttttatttttttcattttatttttaatattttaaaatttaattaaaatattttaatcttaatatgatttaatttctatatattattgaaaaaatatattattattactaattggttcggttcggttttttcggtttttttctgatcaaaaccgaaccgaaccgaaataaccgaaatttttaaaattaaaaaccgaaccgaaccgaatcgaaatatataaaaaatcaaaccaaattttcaaatcagttcgattcagtcgattttttcagtttaaaccgaatactgctcactagGGCTGAAcagaatccggttcaaaccgaaaaaaccgaccgaaccaaaccgatttgaaaatttggttcggttttttatacatttcggttcagttcgattttaaatttcagaaattccggttatttcggttcggttcggttttgatcagaaaaaaaccgaaaaaaccgaaccgaaccgattagggataataatatattttttcaataatatagagaaattaaattatattaaaattaaaatattttaattaaattttaaaatactaaaaataaagagtaaaaaattaaaaaaatattaaaaatcgaaaccgatcaaaccgaaccgaaccgaactgaatcagaccggttcgattcggtttctgaccaaaatcgattcggttcggttttcataaaaactaaaatttcggttttcggtttattcagttcggttcggttttgaaccgaaccgaccgaatgctcacccctgcTGCTCACCCTACTTAGACGTAAAAGCATACCACATCGCCATATTACGATAAATTAgaattatgtatgattgttagtataaaattattaaataatttaaattaatattttttattaaataaaaaataaatttaaaaattatttgaattaatttcaaCATTACTCTTTCAATttacatacatatatatgtgGGAAAAAAAGTGAGtaattgatttaataaaaaaaataataattgaatttaataataacTGTGGTGTATTTATTAGACTTATATTTAGTATATATTTACATATTTCTcttatatactttttttttttgtttttctgaattttaagaaatttatttgtttttctgattacttaattaaaatatttttatattttataaaatttaattttttatttttttattaaaaataaataatttataaaatatttatattatttaatttttataatttttattatatatattttataattttataattttaaaaatccatattatttaaattttctaacTGAACTTAAATTAAATTGGCTAATTTGGGTAAtgactaatttatttatttattattattttagtattaaattattttatttaattaattttaaaatataattgaatctaaaatttatttaaggGTTTAAgtagatttttaatatttatttaaaagtttaagCGGAGCTTTTACCAAATTTATACATCCAAAAAGGAGTACAAGCTTGCATAATTAATAAAAACCTAGTATTAAAAACGACAAACATTCTGCCTGCCTATCTCACCTAAACTTTATAAAGTAGCGGCCACACGTTCTGCACAATTTACTATAAAAGCCAAACATTTCCTTTTTCATTGTTCAACTTCACGGCAAAGGATTgaatctaaaattaataaaattcactctcatttaaatttatgattttgagaaaattactttatagtccctgagatttaacgtaattaatatttttgtccctctattttggcgacccaacacttaagttcctcactttcttttttgtctaaattcgtagtccttccgtccaaaataaccgtttaggacacgtgaattgacaaaattaaccctcttctacttcttcttcttcttcctaccctttttgcaacttcttcttctttttctttcttctttcttcttctttcttctttcttctttcttctttcttcttcttcttctggatttcacattgagagaagggtatttttggaaaaaattatcacatttcacctttgactctttgaccaaacggtttaaatggacggaaggactacgaatttagacggaagagaaagtgagggacttaagtgttgggtcgtcaaaatagagggacaaaagtgttaattacgttaaatctcagggactaaaaagtaattttccctatgattttttatatttataatctaaatttttaattttagattaaaaattttaatttttgaatttattataattataataatttttaaaattaattttaattatatttaaattaattcacatttataattatttttattatataactaacttgattaatttgaattaaattttaattaaaaatcttaaattcttaattataaattatttttttaatataattttaatgtatTGTGTTACATATAAGAGAATTAGGTTCTGAAATAAAGAGAGAAATTAATAAGAGAATGAGGCGAAAGATAATTTAAAATGTTAacttctcatttttttttcctttttggaaAAAATGTGATATAAAATTGATCTCGAAATGTGAAAAATGAAATTTGGGAATTAGTATAGTGGTAATCTTGCAGATTGCGAATGAAGCATTAAGCTTTGTGTGTAAAGTTCATTGTTTTGTAAATGCAATGCACTCACTTTTATCATTGTTCTTCAACTCATCATTGATTGAAACAAAAACAAGTTGATCATAATATAAAATGAGGGAAAGATGCAATTTTTCTCGCAACTTCAacgaaaaaatttatttaaattgtatTTACATGGATCTGGAGTATAAAATAATAGTGAAATCTATATCAAATTCTATACATTTATACTACCGATTCATTTAAATTcagtttagaaaaaaattatatgtagtCGTATTATTTTGATGATTGTTGCTTATTAGTAGTCTAATAAGTTATTTCTGCCATTGAATAGCGGTTTACATTATCAGccctaaaatttctttttttatacagAAAAGAAAGGGTAATAATTCATAATTTAGTATCACAGATTTAGCAAAACATATAATTTAGTCTCTAAATTATTAAAGACTCACTAAAAAacagactaaattgtaaattttactAAATCTCTAGACCACATAGTAAATTACCCAAAAATAAAGCGGCTCATTGAGTGAACTTGTGGACTGTTCCAACTGCTCATTCAAAGCAcacaaattaaatagaaaaatcaaGCATGAGCTCCTAGTTCAGCTTCTAATCTTTTTTTCTGAAGACATGAAAAAAAATCCTAAACGAATATTAAAAATCGCCATTAAAACTTTTAGCGTCGTAGTTTTTATAACATcctagtaggggtgagcattcggtcagttcagttcaaaaccgaaccaaaccgaataaatcgaaaactgaaatttaaatatttatgaaaaccaaaccgaaccgattttggtcagaaaccgaatcgaaccgaaccggtctgattcggttcgattcggttcggtttgatcgatttcgatttttaataattttttttattttttacactttatttttaatattttaaaatttaattaaaatattttaatcttaatatgatttaatttctctatattattgaaaaatatatattattatcactaatcggtttggttcgatttttttgatttttttctgatcaaaactgaatcgaaccgaaataaccgaaatttctgaaattaaaaaccgaatcaaatcgaaatgtataaaaaaccgaaccaaaatttcaaatcgattcgattcggttaattttttcggtttgaaccgaatactgctcacccctacatcCTAATCACCCCTACATCCTAGTGTTGAATTTCAATTTCGGTTTATGCGTTTAGTGGCGATTTCTTTCCCCACAAAAAGGTCTAATTTCTTGTTGCGTGGGAGTCCATACTGTTCTTGCTAAGTTACAGAACACCCTCCTTGAAGATTGAAGCATTATTACAAAATTGATGACCAAAACAGAAACAAGAactcagttgtgtgattgaaCAAATGGAACCATGGCAAATCAAATTTATAACCTGAATTGCCATAACTAATGTCTCCTTGCAATAGCACAAACAGATATATCAAAGCTCATGATCTTCCTACAGGgcgaatcaatttatttttgcaCCCACggaaaaaattaactaaataataCCAAAATATGCAATAAACTACATAATTCAGATTATCTCTCACTTTGTGGCAATGTGCAGTATGGGCCGCTCAATGTTTTATAAGCTACAAAATAGATTTCTATTATCTCAATTCAGAATCCATGAGAGTTTCAGAGATAACTTCCCACTTTGTTGTTAAGCTTGATTAGAATTCTTTTACTTAGGGCATTCTCTCAGCAGCTTCCTTCCTTATTGTCTGAAGCCTTTCTTTAAGTTTTTTACTCTGTTCAAAGTTTGCCTTCCGCTTCACAGCTTTCTGAGGGAGAATTTCAAAGTTTTAATGTGCAGTCAAGGTTTATATTTTAACTAGATAAATGAGAGATAAACGTAATAAGCACTTACTTCCTCTCGAAAACATCGATCAAGCTTTATTTTGAGGTCTGTACATTTTCCAAAGAATTTTCCATAGGGATGGTCCAAATGACACTGTTGGAATTGCTCAATTATCTGCAAAACATTTTTGAACATCAGAAGATTATCATCAAAACCCAATATAATGCAATAGGCAGAAAAATGGCACAAGAGTTGCATCAGAGTTACATATCAGAGAGAAGAAGAGTTATTATGCGGCAAAGAATTGATGAGGTGGCATTAAAATGCAGGAAAGGAATCAAGTAGTTGGCTGAAGCATTTAGGTTGTTGTCAAAAAGTTGAATTAGTTACGAACAGTTACTAACTCTGCTATATAACTGAGAGATCATCTCTTATACTGGCATTCCAAGAATTATCAAATATTAATCAATCTTTCAttcttctatctctctctctctctctaattcTCTCTACTCAGCAAATTTCTCCTTTCTTTCTCTCCACTTTCTTCTATTCCTGTCCTCGACTTGTTAGGGATTTACTCCTTAACAATCGATTTCACCCTTCATCAAGCATCACGATTTTGGGGGTTACAGTCCATAATTTGCTAAAAATATGTTTGTTAACAAATCATAATTCTGAGGACAAAATACCATTAGAGATACAGTCTAGAGATGAAGTTTGAATGTTTTGTGCATAAGGTTATACACTGATCTTTAAACCCTGACTTAAAAGCTACAAGTCTACAACCAGATGCAGCAAAAGATCATCTACGTTCAATTGGCGTAGATGAGGCAGTATCTTAGACCACTTTTCCAGAGATTGGAAACTAAGCCAAAATCTCAACCCAGTCTACAGCAGAAGAAGCAGGAGCCGGTAGGTGCCAAATTGCCAGTAATATGGAATATTGATTTTTCTCCTTATAAATTAAGTTActaattaaaatgtatatatatgAACTTTACGCTTCCCAAATAGCATCAGAGTTGGCCCTTTAATCTAAGGAAGAATTATTATCATGTCCctgaattttttgaaaattcacaagttttttcaaaattactcaattaagcattcctttattttttataaaatcaaactctTTATTCCTTCTGCGGAAAAGCCCATTAGTCAACCTATTTTAGCCTTAGTCAACCCTCGTTCCAATCACAGATCCTACTCCAAAAAACACACAAAGTCATGAGTGATCCATCCAAGATTATATGCAAGAAAGAATCTGAGTTTCCCATTAGCATCACAAATCCTAGGGAAAATTGAACCATAACAAGAAAAGAAAGGCCTAAAGGGAAACTCACTTCAGCACACATTGGATGCCTATGTAATGTCAAAGGAGGATGCATTTTCCAGCAAACAATTCAACACCCACAACCCtgcatcagaaaaaaaaaaaaggtgaattgttattaaatttaagaACATGTAGTTCTATGGAAATCCAAAATTGTATATGGAATTCATAAAATCCTCAATCTAGAAGTAGTTCCACCTTATCAAATCTCAAATTAACAGGTTGAAAAGAAATACATTCCTTTAACTTCTATCATGTGAAAAGCTTCGCATAAACAGAATTCAtcaagaaatagagagaacccaTCATTCACTGACCCCAAATATAAACGTTTATCCCCGTGTACATAAAGTTCTATATTCATAACATCCATGTATGCACACTAGGTATTTGAAGAAATATTCAAAAGAGAGGACCCAGTTCAAGGAAGATGGTTGAGTAGAATAGAGAGAAACCAAGAATCTAATTCAGCGCCTGTGAAATGCTAAAACGTACCAGTTCCTGGGTTCTGCCTGTAGTTGCAAAGGAGAAACGAGCCAGCTGCTGGTGCAGGTGGAGATGGAGAAAAAgagagactttcggcagccgccAGTCGCCAACGCCAGCTCAAATGtccaaaacatttaatttatcgTGCAAAGCCACGACGTGTCGTTTCTTCTATAAAGAGAAGCAAATAAATGCCGCAAAACCCCtctaattttaagaaaaaaataatataggtccctcaattttaataaaattaattaatttatttttataattcttaaaattaattaaaatatatctcattattttaaaatataattatttaattttttattaataatattaacagaatttgttaaattaaaaacataactgtaaaatatatgtaaatattaagtaaatttatttaaaatttaaatttttagattaatgtaaatattataattttttttaatcaattaacctttaaaatatatttgaattgatagaaagtgaaaaaagaaaaatgaaaataaaattatttttcacccTCATGAAAAATAAGTAAGGAAAATATGAATAACTCTCTCAAAATTAAAGAGAAAGTGAATGGTGATTCaatagaattatatttttatcttcataataatttattttaataataaatagaagagtaagaaattaatttattatcaaaaaaataatttttttcttttctatttttccTTCCAaacattcaaataaaaaaaaaatctcatttacttttattatcctctttattttctttttcccaaAAAAAAATTCCCAAACATAATGTTTTTCTTAATTCAAATTCTGTCAATGAAAAGCTTAAAAATATAagttatataaaagaaaaaaatcatttaatggAACATAAACATGTGtcgttattatttaaaaattttaaattatcacttttttatttctattaataacacttacttttatttaatttaaattttatttaaatttttaaaaaatataattaaaaaattaattaaaaattatctttcaaatatatttatatataaaaaataaaataaaataaataaaaattacgtGCATAGCCATTCAACTTTCcatctcggagcaataaattgTGGAAGTGCTGTCGAACTGCTTCTGATTTTCTCGTGTTTCTGTTCTAATGGTGGGTTCATTGAGTTTCTTAAAAAACATTGAACTTTTTGG
This window harbors:
- the LOC110618860 gene encoding COX assembly mitochondrial protein 2 homolog, whose translation is MHPPLTLHRHPMCAEIIEQFQQCHLDHPYGKFFGKCTDLKIKLDRCFREEKAVKRKANFEQSKKLKERLQTIRKEAAERMP